AGGTTTTCTACTGGCTCTAAGGATTGTAAGTAATTGAAAATGGCTTTTATTTCTTTATCGTTTAAGCTCTTATAACCCATTCATGGCATAGGAGGTAATAAGAAACGTCCATTTTCTAGACCTTTGCTTTTGCCTTCTTTCATAGCTTTGGTAAATTGTTCAATAGTCCAACTTCCTAAACCTGTTTCGTGTGGTGTTAAATTGGAGGCAAAAGAAGTACCCCACGGACCTACGGCTGCTGTGCCAATTCCGTTAAACAGTATCCAATTA
This region of Flavobacteriales bacterium genomic DNA includes:
- a CDS encoding diheme cytochrome c-553; amino-acid sequence: DKETCSTSVEEGKRLVTALGCNDCHSPKKMTEFGPIPDEKLLLSGHPQNMSLSEYDPSLPNSGNWILFNGIGTAAVGPWGTSFASNLTPHETGLGSWTIEQFTKAMKEGKSKGLENGRFLLPPMP